The Paramisgurnus dabryanus chromosome 1, PD_genome_1.1, whole genome shotgun sequence genome includes a window with the following:
- the LOC135727412 gene encoding uncharacterized protein, which produces MAALGEDIRQAVLAVLPSLPEDKLQSILNKLHTIGVETRSDLQFIKEEDLPDNISPIQCRKLLNAWQNEEKTTCLTLTPVEPSEIFFSPTTEESLSSEFTDTSTTPSLPSSNSSSKTLDLNAWPENFIVPWNQMPAGIKTAIAQGKRPTAKDRREMVRIIINEMRLTELNPSKSQCLTVAKMIVKQHPGSFADVMRDGTVIGSGYGSLLSQLKTRVEHVNRGSVLSRRRMLKRVPNSAADMPRGPVDQYGCVRWQPDCPQGETEESLKEKQSEMKDLYRVEGPAGADRGYLSKLMETTYFLQRKAINASPPPSIAELKNEWPYLFTPKELYSHFKLLTDIVVLDKMEEAMEKKGKLILQFFEQKPAGTNADEVKRILGMYNREEKCDPWPVIILLLMAHFKETSEGLFLQADVLATATDVEKTLQLPDSPRLIVLGELLTASVWMLSIEGQVVVPPHPNFVAGMAALFSTYYNFNLVYQEQASCTLEFIQRCFIGLNPSSGTKTTKVLSHKSGKVQEKKNNCVNPHVSSLLKRLIDFEWLQL; this is translated from the exons ATGGCAGCACTCGGGGAGGACATTAGACAAGCGGTGTTGGCAGTGCTACCTAGCCTACCAGAGGATAAACTTCAGTCCATCCTCAATAAGTTGCACACTATTGGAGTGGAAACCAGATCTGATCTTCAGTTCATCAAAGAGGAGGACCTCCCTGACAACATTTCACCTATTCAGTGTCGGAAGCTTCTAAATGCATGGCAAAACGAAG AGAAAACAACATGTTTGACACTGACTCCCGTAGAACCATCTGAGATTTTCTTTAGCCCCACTACAGAAGAGTCTCTATCTTCTGAATTTACAGACACCTCCACCACTCCAAGCCTGCCTAGCAGTAATAGCTCCAGTAAGACTTTGGATTTAAATGCCTGGCCTGAGAACTTCATTGTTCCATGGAACCAAATGCCTGCTGGTATCAAGACCGCCATTGCACAGGGGAAACGTCCAACTGCTAAAGACCGCAGGGAAATGGTACGAATCATCATAAATGAAATGAGGCTGACTGAATTAAATCCGTCAAAATCTCAGTGCCTGACAGTGGCCAAGATGATTGTAAAGCAGCATCCTGGAAGCTTTGCTGATGTCATGAGAGATGGCACTGTAATTGGGAGTGGCTATGGATCCCTCTTGAGTCAACTAAAAACACGAGTAGAACATGTTAATCGTGGAAGTGTTCTCTCAAGACGAAGGATGCTGAAACGGGTTCCAAATTCAGCTGCAGACATGCCTAGAGGACCAGTTGACCAATATGGTTGCGTGAGATGGCAGCCTGACTGTCCACAAGGAGAAACTGAAGAGAGCCTCAAAGAGAAGCAGAGTGAAATGAAAGACCTATACCGTGTTGAGGGTCCAGCTGGTGCAGACAGGGGATATTTGAGTAAGTTAATGGAAACAACCTACTTCCTTCAAAGAAAAGCCATCAATGCCAGCCCACCTCCTTCAATTGCTGAGCTGAAAAATGAGTGGCCCTATCTTTTCACACCGAAAGAGCTGTACAGCCATTTCAAATTACTCACAGACATTGTTGTCCTGGATAAGATGGAGGAAGCTATGGAAAAAAAGGGGAAGCTGATTCTTCAGTTTTTCGAACAGAAGCCAGCAGGGACTAATGCAGATGAGGTGAAGCGGATCCTAGGGATGTACAATAGAGAAGAAAAGTGCGATCCATGGCCAGTCATAATTCTCCTGCTTATGGCACACTTTAAAGAAACATCCGAGGGACTCTTTCTGCAGGCAGAT GTGTTGGCAACAGCAACAGATGTTGAGAAAACACTTCAGCTTCCTGACTCTCCAAGACTAATTGTCTTAG GTGAATTGCTCACAGCAAGTGTTTGGATGCTGAGCATCGAGGGTCAGGTGGTTGTGCCTCCACATCCCAACTTCGTGGCTGGAATGGCAGCTTTGTTTTCTACCTACTACAACTTTAATCTGGTGTACCAGGAGCAAGCATCTTGCACACTGGAGTTCATTCAAAG ATGCTTCATTGGACTGAACCCCTCCAGTGGGACCAAGACAACAAAGGTGTTAAGCCATAAAAGCGGGAAGGTACAGGAGAAAAAGAACAACTGCGTTAACCCTCACGTCTCCTCTCTACTCAAGCGACTGATTGATTTTGAATGGCTTCAATTGTAA